A region from the Flavobacterium enshiense genome encodes:
- the murC gene encoding UDP-N-acetylmuramate--L-alanine ligase — translation MNLNQIQNVYFIGIGGIGMSALARYFKFIGKNVAGYDKTHTHLTGELEESGISIHFEDDVKLIGEEYLNKENTLVVITPAVPKNHSEWNYFLDNGFVVKKRAEVLGIITKDTFCFAVAGTHGKTTTSSILGHVLHESGADVTAFLGGIVENYNSNLIGNGKTVTVVEADEFDRSFLHLHPNIACVTSMDADHLDIYGDATAIEASFVEFAHKVEDKQHLFINNGLPLEAITVGVNDGSDFVAKNIRIENGWYVFDVKTPTEEIKDLQFGLPGRHNLTNALLALAMARTFGTPTEDIAKAFLTFKGVRRRFSFQIRKPEFVYIDDYAHHPTEINAVHQAVRELYPGKKVLAVFQPHLFSRTKDFADDFAKSLSQFDEVMLMEIYPARELPMEGVTSQWLLDKIENNNKKLVQKEELISLMKASDAPVIVTIGAGDVGEMVPDIKKALENEKD, via the coding sequence ATGAACCTAAACCAAATACAGAACGTCTATTTCATCGGAATAGGAGGCATCGGAATGAGTGCCCTGGCGCGTTATTTTAAATTTATCGGAAAAAATGTGGCAGGTTACGATAAGACGCACACGCATTTAACGGGAGAGTTAGAAGAAAGTGGTATTTCGATTCATTTTGAAGACGATGTGAAACTGATTGGTGAGGAGTATTTGAATAAGGAAAATACGTTGGTCGTAATCACACCGGCGGTTCCGAAAAATCATTCGGAATGGAATTATTTTCTGGACAATGGCTTCGTTGTGAAAAAGCGAGCTGAAGTTTTAGGAATCATCACTAAAGATACTTTCTGTTTTGCGGTGGCCGGAACCCATGGGAAAACGACGACGTCCAGTATACTTGGGCATGTTTTACATGAAAGCGGTGCTGATGTGACTGCGTTTTTAGGCGGAATTGTTGAAAATTACAATTCAAATCTAATCGGAAACGGGAAAACCGTAACGGTGGTGGAGGCCGACGAATTTGATCGCTCGTTTTTGCATCTGCATCCGAATATTGCCTGCGTGACTTCCATGGACGCAGATCATTTGGATATTTATGGTGATGCTACGGCGATTGAAGCTTCATTTGTGGAATTTGCCCACAAAGTGGAGGATAAGCAACATCTATTTATCAACAACGGATTGCCATTGGAAGCAATAACGGTTGGTGTGAATGATGGTTCTGATTTCGTAGCAAAAAATATAAGAATAGAAAACGGTTGGTATGTTTTTGATGTGAAAACGCCAACAGAAGAAATAAAAGATTTACAATTTGGCCTACCGGGCAGACATAATCTGACCAATGCTTTGTTAGCTTTGGCAATGGCACGTACATTCGGCACCCCAACCGAGGACATAGCCAAAGCTTTTTTAACTTTTAAAGGTGTAAGACGTCGTTTCTCATTCCAGATCCGAAAACCGGAATTTGTGTATATCGATGATTATGCACACCATCCAACGGAAATTAATGCGGTACATCAGGCAGTTCGCGAATTGTATCCGGGTAAAAAAGTGTTGGCTGTTTTTCAACCGCATTTGTTTAGCCGTACGAAGGATTTTGCAGATGATTTTGCCAAAAGTTTATCGCAGTTTGACGAGGTGATGCTGATGGAAATTTATCCGGCCAGAGAATTGCCGATGGAGGGTGTGACCTCGCAATGGTTGCTGGATAAAATTGAAAACAATAATAAAAAACTGGTTCAGAAAGAAGAATTGATTTCGCTTATGAAAGCGTCCGATGCGCCGGTAATTGTTACCATAGGGGCAGGTGATGTGGGTGAAATGGTTCCTGATATTAAAAAAGCGCTGGAAAATGAAAAAGATTAA
- the murG gene encoding undecaprenyldiphospho-muramoylpentapeptide beta-N-acetylglucosaminyltransferase, with amino-acid sequence MKNNPKFIISGGGTGGHIYPAVAIANELKIRFPNADILFVGAKDKMEMQKVPQAGYPIEGLWISGIQRKLTLDNAMFPFKLISSLSKSFGILKSFKPDVVIGTGGFASGAVLKVASMIGIPTVIQEQNSYPGITNKLLSKKANKICVAYENLERFFPKENMILTGNPVRQDLISVSEKRNEAIAHFGLNPSKKTLLVLGGSLGARRINQLLEKELDFLLSQNVQIIWQCGKLYFDEYKHFSDKENVQVLSFIDRMDLVYAAADVVISRSGASSVSELCIVGKPVIFIPSPNVAEDHQTKNAKAIVDKNGAILLKESELDVQFETVFQGLISNQEKQSELSKNIKQLALPNATKDIADEIVKLIK; translated from the coding sequence ATGAAAAACAATCCAAAGTTCATAATCAGTGGAGGAGGAACCGGAGGACATATCTATCCGGCGGTGGCCATTGCTAACGAATTGAAAATCCGTTTCCCGAATGCTGATATTCTTTTTGTGGGAGCCAAAGATAAAATGGAGATGCAGAAAGTGCCTCAGGCAGGTTATCCGATAGAAGGATTGTGGATTTCGGGTATTCAGAGAAAACTGACATTGGACAATGCTATGTTTCCTTTTAAGTTGATTTCAAGTTTGTCAAAGTCATTCGGAATTCTGAAAAGTTTTAAACCCGATGTGGTTATAGGAACTGGTGGGTTTGCAAGCGGAGCTGTTTTAAAAGTGGCCTCCATGATTGGGATTCCCACAGTAATACAGGAACAAAATTCATATCCCGGAATAACGAATAAATTGCTAAGTAAAAAAGCCAATAAGATTTGTGTGGCTTATGAAAATTTAGAAAGATTCTTTCCTAAAGAAAATATGATTTTAACCGGTAATCCGGTGCGTCAGGATTTGATTTCCGTAAGTGAAAAAAGAAACGAAGCTATCGCTCATTTTGGTTTGAATCCATCCAAAAAAACGCTATTGGTTTTGGGGGGAAGTTTAGGAGCAAGAAGAATCAATCAATTGCTTGAAAAAGAATTGGATTTCCTGCTTTCGCAAAACGTTCAGATTATCTGGCAATGCGGAAAGTTATATTTTGATGAGTACAAGCATTTTTCGGATAAGGAAAATGTTCAAGTACTTTCTTTTATTGATCGGATGGATTTGGTTTATGCTGCTGCTGATGTGGTGATTTCACGTTCAGGGGCTTCTTCCGTGTCGGAATTATGTATTGTAGGGAAACCGGTAATTTTCATTCCATCACCCAATGTCGCTGAAGATCATCAAACCAAAAACGCAAAAGCTATTGTTGATAAAAACGGCGCTATTTTATTAAAAGAATCCGAATTGGATGTTCAGTTCGAAACCGTTTTTCAGGGATTGATTTCGAACCAAGAAAAGCAAAGCGAATTGAGTAAAAATATAAAACAATTAGCATTACCTAATGCAACTAAAGATATTGCCGACGAGATTGTAAAACTGATTAAATAA
- the ftsA gene encoding cell division protein FtsA: MEKESIAVGLDIGTTKIVAMIGKKNEYGKLEILGVGKSKSLGVARGVVNNITQTIQSIQQAIVEAEADSGYKINDVVVGIAGQHIRSIQHSDYISRNNAEEVIGDADIDMLVSQVGKLAMLPGEEIIHVLPQEYKIDGESEIKEPIGMYGGRLEASFHVVVGQASSIRNVGRCIKSAGLDLSGLTLEPLASADAVLSQEEKEAGVALIDIGGGTTDLAIFKDGIIRHTAVIPFGGNVITEDIKEGCSIIEKQAELLKVKFGSAWPGENKDNEIVSIPGLRGREPKEISLKNLSKIIHARVVEIVEQVFAEIKAYGHEDPRKKLIAGIVLTGGGAQLKHIKQLVEYITGMDTRIGYPNEHLAGDSDEEISSPMYATAVGLVMNSIRNNTKSATPLIEIKKEGPKVVISPPVAVEEIVKELEEDKRPEPIKVEVPGPKGSDGPIQGPKGGFFEKYIDRIKEFLDNAE, encoded by the coding sequence ATGGAAAAAGAAAGTATTGCAGTAGGGTTAGACATTGGGACAACAAAGATTGTTGCAATGATCGGCAAGAAAAATGAGTATGGGAAGTTAGAGATTTTGGGCGTTGGTAAATCCAAAAGTCTTGGTGTGGCTCGTGGTGTTGTAAATAATATTACACAGACAATTCAGTCGATTCAACAGGCTATTGTTGAAGCTGAGGCGGATTCAGGTTACAAAATCAACGATGTGGTAGTTGGTATTGCCGGACAGCATATTCGCAGTATACAGCACAGTGATTACATCAGCAGAAATAACGCTGAGGAAGTGATCGGTGATGCGGATATTGATATGTTGGTTAGTCAGGTGGGTAAATTAGCGATGTTGCCGGGTGAGGAGATCATCCACGTGTTGCCTCAGGAATATAAAATTGACGGTGAATCCGAAATCAAAGAGCCGATTGGAATGTATGGCGGTCGTTTGGAAGCTAGTTTTCATGTGGTTGTTGGGCAAGCGTCTTCTATCCGAAATGTGGGAAGATGCATTAAAAGTGCCGGATTGGATTTGTCAGGATTGACCTTGGAACCGTTGGCGTCTGCTGATGCGGTTTTAAGTCAGGAAGAAAAAGAAGCTGGTGTTGCATTAATCGACATCGGTGGTGGTACTACGGATTTAGCTATTTTTAAAGATGGCATAATTCGTCATACTGCCGTAATCCCTTTTGGAGGAAATGTAATTACCGAAGATATCAAAGAAGGTTGTTCGATTATCGAAAAACAGGCAGAATTGCTGAAAGTAAAATTCGGATCAGCTTGGCCGGGCGAGAATAAAGACAATGAGATTGTTTCTATTCCTGGTTTGAGAGGTCGTGAGCCTAAAGAGATTTCTTTGAAAAATCTTTCGAAAATCATTCACGCCCGCGTGGTGGAGATCGTTGAACAGGTTTTTGCAGAAATCAAAGCATACGGACACGAAGATCCTCGCAAAAAATTAATAGCAGGAATAGTGTTGACAGGTGGTGGAGCCCAATTGAAACATATTAAACAATTGGTGGAATACATCACAGGAATGGATACAAGAATCGGTTATCCGAACGAGCATTTGGCCGGAGATTCTGATGAGGAGATTTCGAGCCCAATGTATGCAACGGCTGTTGGGTTGGTAATGAATAGTATTCGCAACAATACCAAAAGTGCAACGCCATTGATAGAAATTAAAAAAGAAGGGCCTAAAGTTGTAATTAGTCCTCCAGTGGCCGTTGAAGAAATAGTGAAAGAACTAGAGGAGGATAAGCGTCCTGAGCCTATAAAGGTTGAGGTTCCTGGTCCTAAAGGATCAGACGGGCCAATTCAAGGACCAAAAGGAGGCTTTTTTGAAAAATATATAGATAGAATTAAGGAATTTTTAGATAACGCAGAATAA
- a CDS encoding cell division protein FtsQ/DivIB codes for MKKIKWTEVRLVLMIGLLAFLYSFSAKRNEERKLVKTEVKFAGENMPFVTDEMVNNLLIQNFSSVTSIRKDKVDLNRLERELDEHEMIADAQVYATVDGTLKALVTQKTPIARVSNERSSYYIDYEGNKMPLSDNFSARVPLVFGEINEENRKGLTEVFQKIHDDDFLKKNITGAKILESGSLLMTNRNYDYGILFGKAINVDKKFNNYKAFFQHAMKDTLIGEYKMINLKFTQQVVCTK; via the coding sequence ATGAAAAAGATTAAATGGACAGAAGTACGATTAGTGTTAATGATAGGCTTGCTGGCATTTCTGTATTCCTTCTCTGCAAAACGGAATGAAGAAAGAAAACTGGTGAAAACCGAAGTGAAATTCGCCGGTGAAAATATGCCTTTTGTAACCGATGAAATGGTTAATAACTTGTTAATACAAAATTTTAGCAGTGTTACGAGTATACGAAAAGATAAAGTAGATTTGAATAGATTAGAGCGTGAACTCGATGAGCATGAAATGATTGCTGATGCGCAGGTTTACGCCACTGTTGACGGAACTCTAAAAGCACTCGTAACGCAAAAGACCCCAATCGCTAGAGTGAGTAACGAAAGAAGTTCTTATTACATTGACTACGAAGGGAATAAAATGCCTTTGTCGGATAATTTTTCCGCAAGAGTGCCACTCGTTTTTGGGGAGATAAATGAGGAAAACAGAAAAGGTCTGACTGAGGTTTTTCAAAAAATTCACGATGATGATTTTTTGAAAAAAAATATTACCGGAGCCAAAATTTTGGAGTCGGGAAGCTTATTGATGACGAACAGGAATTACGATTACGGAATTCTTTTCGGTAAAGCGATTAATGTTGATAAGAAGTTTAATAATTACAAAGCTTTCTTTCAGCATGCGATGAAGGATACCTTGATAGGCGAATATAAAATGATTAATTTGAAGTTTACACAACAAGTTGTGTGCACCAAATAG